Proteins co-encoded in one Juglans regia cultivar Chandler chromosome 16, Walnut 2.0, whole genome shotgun sequence genomic window:
- the LOC109003140 gene encoding uncharacterized protein LOC109003140 produces MVLGLRKKSRKSVSVQFHYLIHVQEVKPWPPTGSLKSSRSLFIQWQNGDQNSGSLTCGVKDGIIGIGESFRLPVILCREASRKGTTHERFQKNSLDFYLYEPRKDKAVKGQLLGTAAINLADFGVIRETITVRAQLNCKRSFKNSTQPVLYVNIQPLDRDSSSSSPKDSLSKEVSLEKSKSYSQLTNDGHDEDAEIAAFTDDDDDDDLSSHSSQHITSSAFETGGYSPQQRDQSKSESAKDSTASVIIGILEDEKKKELQENGQEEQEQTLEMETCHVEEKLVGKVSNDAALKQVKFRNNTLSFSGYSLGVQGSVHRTNEIEHVKSVQFPFNSNNSSATFKTSQLMEQEDNINIPEATSAINYATSESKATINDFSNEKFELESKVKMLEEELREAAAVEVALYSVVAEHGSSATKIHAPARRLSRFYLHACKARSPANRASAARTAVSGLVLVAKACGNDVPRLTFWLSNSVLLRAIISQAIEKLQLSAGRNTCSNEQSSLHLERKNNAVEYFEDWEDPQTLIVALENIEAWIFYRIIESVWWQTLTPHMQPAITKGSGSRKTHGRRYGLGDQEQGNFSIDLWKKAFKDSCERLCPLRAGGHQCGCLPMLARLVMEKLVDRLDVAMFNAILRESAEEMPTDPVSDPISDSKVLPVPAGKSSFGSGAQLKNAIGNWSRWLTDLFGIDDSDPCEDGIETDDDKKLECETSFKAFHLLNALSDLMMLPFEMLADRSIRKEVCPKFSGSLIKRVLNNFVPDEFCPDPIPEAVFKAIDSEDFLEDEDYSITSFPCTVASTVYQPPPAASLTSIIGEVGSQAMMSRSSVLRKSHASDDELDELDSPTTSIGIENFQGSPTSAKPNLMPKKGRGRKIIRYQLLREVWRDGE; encoded by the exons ATGGTGCTCGGGCTAAGAAAAAAGAGTCGAAAAAGTGTTTCAGTTCAGTTTCATTACCTTATCCATGTACAGGAGGTAAAGCCATGGCCCCCAACAGGGTCTTTGAAATCTTCTCGGTCATTGTTTATTCAGTGGCAAAATGGTGATCAGAATTCTGGGTCCCTTACTTGTGGTGTTAAGGACGGAATAATTGGAATCGGCGAGTCTTTTAGGCTTCCGGTTATTTTATGTAGGGAAGCATCCAGAAAAGGCACAACCCACGAAAGGTTTCAGAAGAACAGCTTAGATTTTTACTTGTATGAACCTCGAAAGGACAAGGCAGTCAAAGGTCAACTCTTGGGGACGGCTGCCATAAATCTTGCGGATTTTGGAGTTATCAGAGAAACCATAACCGTACGTGCTCAATTGAACTGCAAAAGGAGTTTCAAGAACTCGACGCAACCAGTTCTCTATGTAAACATTCAACCTCTTGATAGAGATAGTTCCAGCTCCTCACCGAAGGACAGCTTGTCGAAGGAAGTCTCGCTGGAAAAAAGCAAATCGTATTCGCAATTGACTAATGACGGGCATGATGAAGATGCTGAGATTGCGGCATTTACCGATGACGATGACGACGACGATCTTTCATCACATTCATCACAGCACATTACCTCTTCTGCTTTTGAGACTGGAGGATATTCACCACAGCAAAGAGATCAG AGCAAATCAGAATCAGCCAAGGATAGCACAGCAAGTGTTATTATTGGAATTTTGGAAgacgaaaagaaaaaggagcTACAGGAAAATGGACAGGAAGAACAAGAACAGACCTTAGAGATGGAGACATGTCATgtagaagaaaaattagttGGTAAAGTTTCAAATGATGCTGCCCTAAAGCAAGTCAAATTTAGGAATAACACTCTTTCATTCAGCGGGTATTCACTTGGAGTTCAGGGAAGTGTTCATAGAACTAATGAAATAGAACATGTAAAGTCTGTTCAGTTCCCTTTCAACTCTAACAATAGCAGTGCTACGTTCAAAACTAGCCAGCTCATGGAACAGGAAGACAATATTAACATTCCAGAAGCTACCAGTGCCATTAATTATGCAACTAGTGAAAGCAAAGCAACAATAAATGACTTTTCCAATGAAAAATTCGAATTAGAATCTAAGGTCAAAATGCTTGAGGAAGAGTTGCGGGAAGCTGCTGCAGTTGAGGTTGCGCTATATTCAGTGGTTGCTGAGCATGGGAGCTCCGCTACCAAGATCCATGCTCCGGCTCGGCGCCTTTCCAGGTTCTATCTTCATGCTTGTAAAGCAAGGTCCCCTGCTAATAGGGCAAGTGCAGCTAGAACTGCTGTTTCAGGATTAGTTCTAGTTGCTAAAGCATGTGGAAATGATGTTCCAAG GTTGACTTTCTGGTTGTCAAACTCAGTTTTGTTGAGGGCAATAATCAGCCAGGCTATTGAGAAATTGCAACTTTCTGCTGGACGAAACACCTGCAGTAATGAACAGTCATCTCTGCACCTGGAACGGAAAAATAATGCTGTGGAATATTTTGAAGACTGGGAGGACCCACAAACACTTATAGTTGCATTGGAAAACAttgaagcttggatcttttACCGGATTATTGAGTCTGTGTGGTGGCAG ACTCTTACTCCACACATGCAGCCTGCCATTACTAAGGGTTCAGGCTCAAGGAAAACCCATGGAAGGAGATATGGTTTAGGTGATCAGGAGCAGGGGAACTTCTCAATAGATCTATGGAAGAAGGCTTTCAAGGATTCTTGTGAAAGACTTTGTCCTCTTCGAGCTGGAGGGCATCAGTGTGGCTGCTTGCCCATGCTGGCTAGATTG GTAATGGAGAAGTTAGTGGATAGATTAGACGTGGCAATGTTTAATGCTATTCTTCGCGAATCAGCTGAAGAGATGCCGACAGATCCCGTTTCTGATCCCATTAGTGACTCTAAGGTTCTGCCAGTTCCTGCAGGGAAATCAAGCTTTGGTTCTGGAGCCCAGCTGAAAAATGCT ATAGGGAACTGGTCAAGATGGCTCACAGATTTATTTGGAATTGATGATAGCGATCCTTGTGAAGATGGGATTGAAACTGATGATGACAAGAAACTGGAATGTGAGACATCCTTCAAGGCTTTCCATCTCCTTAATGCATTGAGCGATCTCATGATGCTTCCTTTTGAAATGCTTGCTGATAGGTCCATAAGAAAAGAG gTATGCCCCAAATTTAGTGGGTCATTGATCAAGAGGGTTCTTAACAATTTTGTCCCAGATGAGTTTTGCCCAGACCCAATTCCAGAAGCTGTTTTCAAGGCCATAGATTCTGAG GACTTTCTTGAGGATGAGGACTATTCCATCACAAGCTTTCCATGCACTGTTGCTTCTACAGTCTATCAACCACCTCCAGCAGCTTCACTAACAAGCATCATAGGAGAGGTTGGAAGTCAAGCTATGATGAGCAGGTCATCGGTGCTTCGAAAATCACACGCTAGTGATGATGAGCTCGATGAGTTAGATTCCCCCACAACTTCAATTGGCATAGAAAACTTCCAGGGTTCTCCTACTTCGGCAAAACCCAACTTGATGCCGAAGAAAGGCAGAGGTCGAAAGATCATCAGATATCAACTTCTCCGGGAAGTATGGAGAGATGGTGAATAG
- the LOC109003141 gene encoding OVARIAN TUMOR DOMAIN-containing deubiquitinating enzyme 4-like isoform X3 — protein MEFDSRMVAFGPQLRKVWTSSATSGMIKVSLLHETSLGNDPAQFRKICIPGDGRCLFRSVVHGACLRSGKPSPSESHQKELADELRAKVADEFVKRRTDTEWYLEGDFDKYVVHMRQHHIWGGEPELLMASHVLQVLQKMICKRLPYVHWFWHTF, from the exons ATGGAATTCGATTCTCGGATGGTTGCTTTTGGACCACAACTCAGAAAAGTATGGACGAGTTCTGCAACCTCTGGAATGATCAAAGTCAGCCTCCTTCAC GAAACTTCGCTTGGTAATGACCCAGCTCAATTCCGGAAAATCT GCATTCCTGGAGATGGAAGGTGTTTGTTCCGGTCTGTAGTTCATGGTGCATGCCTGAGATCAGGGAAGCCATCCCCTAGTGAGAGCCATCAGAAAGAACTTGCAGATGAGCTCAGAGCTAAA GTAGCAGATGAATTCGTAAAGAGGCGAACAGACACTGAATG GTATCTCGAAGGAGATTTTGACAAGTATGTTGTACATATGCGACAGCATCACATTTGGGGAGGAGAGCCTGAGTTGCTGATGGCCTCCCATGTCCTACA AGTTTTGCAGAAAATGATCTGCAAGAGATTGCCCTACGTTCACTGGTTTTGGCATACATTTTGA
- the LOC109003141 gene encoding OVARIAN TUMOR DOMAIN-containing deubiquitinating enzyme 4-like isoform X1: MEFDSRMVAFGPQLRKVWTSSATSGMIKVSLLHETSLGNDPAQFRKICIPGDGRCLFRSVVHGACLRSGKPSPSESHQKELADELRAKVADEFVKRRTDTEWYLEGDFDKYVVHMRQHHIWGGEPELLMASHVLQMPITVYMKGKNCGSLKIIAEYGQEYGKDSPIRVLYHGYGHYDALRNPIGGAESNL; the protein is encoded by the exons ATGGAATTCGATTCTCGGATGGTTGCTTTTGGACCACAACTCAGAAAAGTATGGACGAGTTCTGCAACCTCTGGAATGATCAAAGTCAGCCTCCTTCAC GAAACTTCGCTTGGTAATGACCCAGCTCAATTCCGGAAAATCT GCATTCCTGGAGATGGAAGGTGTTTGTTCCGGTCTGTAGTTCATGGTGCATGCCTGAGATCAGGGAAGCCATCCCCTAGTGAGAGCCATCAGAAAGAACTTGCAGATGAGCTCAGAGCTAAA GTAGCAGATGAATTCGTAAAGAGGCGAACAGACACTGAATG GTATCTCGAAGGAGATTTTGACAAGTATGTTGTACATATGCGACAGCATCACATTTGGGGAGGAGAGCCTGAGTTGCTGATGGCCTCCCATGTCCTACA GATGCCAATCACTGTTTACATGAAGGGCAAGAATTGTGGTAGCCTCAAAATTATAGCTGAATATGGTCAGGAGTATGGCAAAGATAGCCCCATCCGTGTCCTTTACCATGGCTATGGACACTACGATGCATTGCGGAATCCAATCGGTGGTGCAGAATCCAATCTGTAG
- the LOC109003141 gene encoding OVARIAN TUMOR DOMAIN-containing deubiquitinating enzyme 4-like isoform X2, producing MMPKPETSLGNDPAQFRKICIPGDGRCLFRSVVHGACLRSGKPSPSESHQKELADELRAKVADEFVKRRTDTEWYLEGDFDKYVVHMRQHHIWGGEPELLMASHVLQMPITVYMKGKNCGSLKIIAEYGQEYGKDSPIRVLYHGYGHYDALRNPIGGAESNL from the exons ATGATGCCGAAACCAGAAACTTCGCTTGGTAATGACCCAGCTCAATTCCGGAAAATCT GCATTCCTGGAGATGGAAGGTGTTTGTTCCGGTCTGTAGTTCATGGTGCATGCCTGAGATCAGGGAAGCCATCCCCTAGTGAGAGCCATCAGAAAGAACTTGCAGATGAGCTCAGAGCTAAA GTAGCAGATGAATTCGTAAAGAGGCGAACAGACACTGAATG GTATCTCGAAGGAGATTTTGACAAGTATGTTGTACATATGCGACAGCATCACATTTGGGGAGGAGAGCCTGAGTTGCTGATGGCCTCCCATGTCCTACA GATGCCAATCACTGTTTACATGAAGGGCAAGAATTGTGGTAGCCTCAAAATTATAGCTGAATATGGTCAGGAGTATGGCAAAGATAGCCCCATCCGTGTCCTTTACCATGGCTATGGACACTACGATGCATTGCGGAATCCAATCGGTGGTGCAGAATCCAATCTGTAG